From the genome of Limisalsivibrio acetivorans, one region includes:
- a CDS encoding monovalent cation/H+ antiporter subunit D family protein produces MNIAQHFPILAVVIPLIAVPIIPLLGRIHRDISWAAAAAAGGASFFISVILTHEVWVNGTISYQLGGWTPPKGIEYRVDLLAAFVLMVISFVGFLSLLYAKKSVDKEIEPHRIPSFYAVFILFLLGLYGIVITGDIFNLYVFLEITSLAGYALIASGKRRYSIMASFNYLILGTIAATFVVLGIAYLYMATGTLNMQDLSQRLPEMYQSKVVITGFVFIVVGLLVKMALFPLHFWLPDAYKYSPSAVSAAMAATSTKVAAYVLIRMMFTVFDIEFSISGLPVTQILMVLACIAILAGSIIAISQQNIKLMLAYSSVGQIGYIVLALAMVNEVALTGGIVHVLNHAIIKGGLFFCTGAVAYKLGTEKISDMKGIGRRMPVTAFAFTIFALSIVGVPLTAGFVTKWYLITGAIASGHWFAISVILLSSLLTAIYFGRVVNVMYFGKTDETPVKDEAPMGMLVPTLIAAALCIVFGIAAEIPVELASGAADALFGGGSWK; encoded by the coding sequence ATGAATATAGCACAGCACTTTCCCATTCTTGCAGTTGTTATTCCGCTGATTGCCGTTCCCATCATCCCCCTTTTGGGGAGAATACACAGGGATATCAGCTGGGCGGCAGCGGCGGCGGCCGGCGGTGCCTCATTCTTTATCTCGGTCATCCTCACCCATGAGGTCTGGGTTAACGGCACTATATCCTATCAGCTCGGTGGCTGGACCCCTCCTAAGGGGATCGAATACAGGGTTGACCTTCTGGCCGCCTTCGTACTCATGGTTATCAGCTTTGTGGGATTTCTCTCCCTTCTTTACGCTAAGAAGAGCGTGGATAAGGAGATCGAACCACACAGGATCCCTTCTTTCTATGCGGTCTTTATACTTTTCCTTCTCGGCCTATACGGCATCGTGATAACCGGGGATATCTTTAACCTCTATGTCTTCCTTGAGATAACCTCCCTCGCCGGATACGCACTCATTGCTTCGGGCAAAAGGCGTTATTCGATTATGGCGAGCTTCAACTACCTTATCCTCGGAACCATAGCGGCGACCTTCGTGGTTCTTGGTATTGCATACCTCTACATGGCAACGGGTACGCTGAATATGCAGGATCTCTCCCAGAGACTGCCGGAGATGTATCAATCAAAGGTAGTTATAACCGGATTCGTCTTTATCGTTGTGGGACTGCTGGTGAAGATGGCTCTTTTCCCCCTTCACTTCTGGCTCCCCGATGCCTATAAATACTCTCCATCTGCGGTTAGCGCTGCTATGGCGGCAACGTCTACAAAGGTCGCTGCCTATGTGCTTATCCGAATGATGTTCACAGTTTTCGATATCGAGTTCAGCATCAGCGGTCTTCCTGTAACCCAGATACTTATGGTTCTGGCATGTATCGCCATCCTTGCGGGTTCGATTATCGCCATATCCCAGCAGAATATAAAGCTGATGCTCGCCTATTCGAGTGTGGGGCAGATAGGCTATATCGTCCTCGCTCTCGCCATGGTGAACGAGGTAGCCCTGACAGGCGGAATCGTTCATGTGCTCAACCATGCGATAATAAAGGGGGGGCTCTTCTTCTGTACGGGTGCAGTCGCCTATAAGCTGGGGACGGAAAAAATCTCCGACATGAAGGGGATCGGCAGAAGGATGCCCGTAACCGCCTTTGCCTTTACGATCTTCGCACTCTCAATAGTCGGCGTACCCCTTACGGCGGGCTTTGTTACCAAATGGTATCTCATAACAGGGGCGATAGCCTCCGGCCACTGGTTCGCCATCTCTGTAATACTACTAAGCTCACTGCTTACAGCAATATACTTCGGACGGGTAGTTAATGTGATGTATTTCGGTAAAACGGATGAAACCCCCGTTAAGGACGAGGCGCCGATGGGTATGCTTGTCCCGACACTCATTGCGGCGGCTCTCTGTATAGTTTTCGGCATTGCGGCTGAGATTCCTGTGGAGCTTGCCTCCGGAGCTGCGGATGCCCTCTTTGGAGGTGGGTCATGGAAGTAA
- a CDS encoding cation:proton antiporter subunit C gives MIEFIIGKYNYLIAIVLMMIGFYAIIAKNNLVKKVIGINIFQTAVFLLYISIAKVSGGTAPVLWKKAEYYDNPLPHVLILTAIVVSVATTAVALALIIRIYKNYGTIEEDKIREIHAQRVSEASKQ, from the coding sequence ATGATTGAGTTTATAATCGGAAAATACAACTACCTCATAGCCATTGTGCTTATGATGATAGGGTTTTATGCCATCATAGCCAAGAATAACCTCGTTAAGAAGGTTATCGGCATAAATATATTCCAGACAGCTGTCTTCCTTCTGTACATAAGCATAGCAAAGGTAAGCGGCGGAACGGCTCCCGTTCTCTGGAAGAAGGCGGAGTACTATGATAATCCGCTCCCCCATGTTCTTATCCTTACAGCCATCGTTGTGTCGGTGGCTACCACAGCGGTGGCGCTGGCTTTGATAATAAGGATCTATAAAAACTATGGAACCATCGAAGAAGATAAAATACGAGAGATACACGCTCAAAGGGTATCCGAGGCGAGTAAACAATGA
- a CDS encoding Na(+)/H(+) antiporter subunit B: MNDNNIIIRTVTRFLLPFIQIFALYVIAHGELGPGGGFQGGVIFGAGIVLVALAYGKEKARSIVSTTWSDALNSAGVLVYAGIGVICMLLGGMFLEYGVLPFGNAEKGNHMGMIGIEIGVGITVAAVIMTIFFEAAEKNDD, from the coding sequence ATGAATGACAATAATATAATTATCAGAACGGTGACGAGGTTCCTCCTCCCGTTCATACAGATATTCGCCCTTTACGTTATCGCCCACGGAGAGCTCGGTCCCGGCGGAGGGTTCCAGGGGGGCGTTATATTCGGCGCAGGTATCGTCCTTGTGGCCCTTGCCTACGGTAAAGAGAAGGCGAGAAGCATAGTGAGCACCACATGGAGCGATGCCCTTAACTCAGCCGGAGTGCTCGTTTACGCAGGTATAGGCGTTATCTGCATGCTCCTCGGCGGCATGTTCCTTGAGTACGGTGTCCTCCCCTTCGGCAATGCGGAGAAGGGGAACCACATGGGTATGATAGGCATCGAGATCGGGGTCGGAATAACGGTTGCGGCGGTTATCATGACCATATTCTTTGAGGCTGCGGAGAAGAATGATGATTGA